Proteins found in one Candidatus Bathyarchaeota archaeon genomic segment:
- a CDS encoding aminotransferase class I/II-fold pyridoxal phosphate-dependent enzyme: MELTPYERVVREFMGIQGAISLLSGDPDFPTPEHITRAAVEALREGWTKYPPIPGYEDLRRAVAEYHGRYGVEWNANNVLPTPGSSQALFLCLEATLKEGDEVILPTPTYLDYFRILRYFGAKIIEVPMVEEGWRLHLEGLKEAVSEKTKMIIACNPNNPTGTVYTREEVRCLADLAVERDLLVVSDEVYNEFLFDGRRHLSLAAEPGMRERTMVILSFSKTFAMTGWRLGFVIADEEFIRGLQRIPIGFRPSSFIQRAAIAALKGPWDDVRRMAEEYDKRRRFMTERLNEMEGVKCQLPEGAFYVFPSFRDLNLRSIELVENLAKRGKILVHPGLAFGGAGEYHIRIPLVKPIEELEKVAETLESILRGLKGGG; this comes from the coding sequence ATGGAGCTTACACCTTACGAGAGGGTTGTAAGGGAGTTCATGGGGATCCAGGGGGCGATCAGCCTCCTCTCAGGAGACCCGGACTTTCCAACCCCAGAGCATATAACCCGAGCCGCCGTCGAGGCCCTGAGGGAGGGGTGGACCAAGTATCCACCAATACCGGGATACGAGGATCTGAGAAGGGCCGTCGCCGAATACCACGGCAGATATGGGGTCGAATGGAACGCGAACAACGTCCTCCCAACCCCCGGAAGCAGCCAAGCCCTGTTCCTATGCCTTGAGGCAACCTTGAAGGAGGGGGATGAGGTCATACTTCCAACCCCTACATACCTGGACTATTTCAGGATCCTTAGGTACTTCGGGGCCAAGATAATCGAGGTCCCCATGGTGGAGGAGGGGTGGAGGCTCCACCTTGAGGGGCTGAAGGAGGCCGTATCGGAGAAGACCAAGATGATAATTGCCTGTAATCCGAACAACCCAACGGGAACCGTGTATACGAGGGAGGAGGTGAGATGCCTAGCCGACTTGGCCGTAGAAAGGGACTTGCTAGTAGTCTCCGACGAGGTCTACAACGAGTTCCTCTTCGACGGCAGGAGGCACCTGAGCCTAGCCGCTGAGCCTGGGATGAGGGAGAGGACGATGGTCATCCTGAGCTTCTCTAAGACCTTCGCCATGACGGGGTGGAGGCTGGGCTTCGTCATAGCCGATGAGGAGTTCATAAGGGGATTGCAGAGGATCCCGATAGGCTTCAGGCCCTCCTCCTTCATCCAGAGAGCGGCCATAGCCGCGCTCAAGGGGCCATGGGATGACGTAAGGAGGATGGCCGAGGAGTATGACAAGAGGAGGAGATTCATGACTGAGAGGCTAAACGAGATGGAGGGGGTCAAATGCCAGCTACCCGAGGGCGCCTTCTACGTCTTCCCCAGCTTCAGGGATCTAAACCTGAGATCCATAGAGCTCGTGGAAAACCTGGCTAAGAGGGGGAAGATACTGGTGCATCCTGGATTAGCCTTCGGAGGGGCAGGGGAGTACCACATCAGGATACCTCTAGTCAAGCCCATCGAGGAGCTTGAAAAGGTCGCTGAGACCCTGGAATCCATCCTAAGGGGATTAAAAGGGGGAGGCTGA
- a CDS encoding metallophosphoesterase — protein sequence MLIVQISDIHCGPMFNMDSFRTAVEEINSLSPDLIVVTGDLTEEGVRAQFQQAERELKGLRSERVIYISGNHDYRSTGYLLFREFFPFNQVTEIGDAVIVVLSSARPDRDDGEVGHRQNIWLEETLAKYRGWMKIVAIHHHIIPVPDTGADQITIIDAGDVLRSLVRSEVDLVLCGHRHRPWSWRVEDMRVLHAGSVSCEKLRGFFHHSYNVIEIKDGTIDYKLKIVGGDYLDFKDITRRGEILKASDIS from the coding sequence ATGCTCATAGTTCAGATCTCAGATATCCACTGCGGCCCCATGTTCAACATGGACAGCTTCAGAACAGCCGTGGAGGAGATAAACTCCTTATCCCCAGACCTGATAGTGGTCACAGGAGACCTTACCGAGGAGGGAGTAAGGGCACAGTTCCAGCAGGCCGAAAGAGAGCTAAAGGGGTTAAGGTCTGAGAGGGTCATCTACATCAGCGGAAACCACGATTATAGGTCCACGGGCTATCTCCTCTTCAGGGAGTTCTTCCCCTTCAACCAGGTGACCGAGATAGGCGACGCGGTTATAGTGGTCCTGAGCAGCGCCCGCCCGGACAGGGATGATGGGGAAGTCGGCCACAGGCAGAACATCTGGCTCGAGGAGACCCTGGCCAAGTATAGGGGTTGGATGAAGATCGTGGCCATACATCACCATATAATCCCTGTACCCGATACAGGGGCAGACCAGATAACCATCATAGATGCGGGGGATGTCCTGAGGAGCCTTGTGAGATCTGAGGTTGACCTAGTCTTATGTGGACATCGCCACAGACCCTGGAGTTGGAGGGTGGAAGATATGAGGGTGTTACACGCCGGAAGCGTCTCATGCGAAAAACTCAGAGGATTCTTCCATCATAGCTATAATGTTATAGAGATAAAGGATGGGACGATTGATTATAAACTAAAAATTGTCGGCGGAGACTATCTGGATTTCAAGGATATAACGAGGAGAGGAGAAATATTAAAAGCCTCGGATATCTCCTAA
- the trxA gene encoding thioredoxin — protein MIREVSGVWLDYEDELEKIRREKLKKMMMKFRFNKNEALLRNPIEMDDKNFDEVIRGNPLVVVDFWASWCGPCRMVAPIIEELAKEYNGRILFGKVNVDDNRLISLRYNIKSIPTFLIFKDGKLVDRIVGALPKDIMEKEIKKHL, from the coding sequence ATGATTAGAGAAGTAAGTGGTGTTTGGTTGGATTATGAGGATGAGTTAGAAAAAATTAGAAGAGAGAAATTGAAGAAAATGATGATGAAATTTAGGTTTAATAAAAATGAAGCTTTGCTTAGAAATCCAATTGAGATGGATGATAAAAATTTTGATGAGGTAATTCGTGGAAATCCTCTCGTTGTTGTTGATTTTTGGGCTTCATGGTGTGGACCATGCAGAATGGTTGCACCCATAATCGAGGAACTTGCAAAAGAATATAATGGAAGAATATTATTTGGTAAAGTTAATGTTGATGATAATAGATTGATCAGTTTAAGATATAATATAAAAAGTATCCCAACATTTCTAATTTTTAAGGATGGAAAACTTGTAGATAGAATAGTGGGTGCATTACCTAAAGATATCATGGAGAAAGAGATAAAGAAGCATTTATAA
- a CDS encoding serine hydroxymethyltransferase, producing the protein MSHPREEYYGILDLLQRHHIWFRESIPLIASENVPSPAVREALTTDLGNRYAEGWAGERVYAGCRYIDQVEFKCMELMKRLFNAEFVDVRPISGVVANLVIYTAFTEPGDVMMALPIPCGGHISMGKKELGGTAGAVHGLQVEYLPLDYDELNIDVDRAEKRMAKLAKDGRPPKLVLFGGSVFPFPHPVKELADHIKSYGGTVGYDAAHVAGLIAGGRFQDPLREGADAVSLSTHKTFFGPQHGSVLSWDRYADRIKRATFPGMVSNHHLHALAGVAIACAELLEFGKEYADQVVRNAKALAQALYERGFDVLAEHKGFTESHVILVDISRYGDGGSIEKRLEDANIILNRNLLPWDIKRGRRYTEPGGIRLGSQEVTRLGMKEGEMVEIADFIKRAVIDKENVEKVKRDVAEFRKQYQKVHYCFENNTEAYEYIKIR; encoded by the coding sequence ATGTCTCATCCAAGGGAGGAGTACTACGGGATACTCGACCTTCTCCAGAGGCATCACATATGGTTCAGGGAGTCCATTCCACTCATAGCCAGTGAAAACGTACCCAGCCCAGCTGTTCGGGAGGCCTTGACCACAGATCTCGGGAACAGGTATGCCGAGGGATGGGCCGGGGAGAGGGTCTACGCGGGCTGCCGCTACATAGACCAGGTCGAGTTCAAGTGTATGGAGCTGATGAAGAGGCTCTTCAACGCAGAGTTCGTTGATGTCAGGCCCATATCAGGCGTCGTCGCCAACCTCGTCATCTACACCGCCTTCACGGAGCCTGGGGATGTCATGATGGCCCTCCCAATTCCCTGTGGGGGCCATATATCCATGGGTAAGAAGGAGCTTGGAGGCACGGCAGGGGCGGTTCATGGACTCCAGGTGGAGTACCTCCCCCTCGACTACGACGAGCTGAACATCGATGTGGACAGGGCTGAGAAGAGGATGGCGAAGCTGGCAAAGGATGGGAGGCCCCCAAAACTGGTTCTATTCGGAGGAAGCGTCTTCCCCTTCCCCCACCCGGTGAAGGAGCTGGCGGACCATATAAAGTCTTATGGTGGAACGGTGGGTTACGATGCAGCCCACGTGGCCGGGCTCATAGCCGGTGGACGATTCCAGGACCCCCTGAGGGAGGGAGCAGACGCCGTGAGCCTGAGCACCCACAAGACCTTCTTCGGCCCCCAGCACGGCTCAGTTCTCTCCTGGGATAGGTATGCGGATAGGATAAAGAGGGCTACATTCCCGGGAATGGTGAGCAACCACCACCTCCATGCCTTGGCTGGTGTGGCCATAGCCTGCGCCGAGTTGCTGGAGTTCGGGAAGGAGTACGCAGACCAGGTCGTGAGAAACGCTAAAGCCCTAGCCCAGGCCCTATATGAGAGGGGTTTCGACGTATTGGCTGAGCATAAGGGGTTCACGGAGTCCCACGTCATCCTCGTGGACATATCCAGGTATGGTGATGGGGGCTCGATAGAGAAGAGACTTGAAGATGCAAACATAATATTGAACAGGAACCTGCTCCCATGGGATATCAAGAGGGGGAGGAGATACACCGAGCCTGGGGGGATAAGGCTAGGATCACAGGAGGTTACAAGGCTTGGGATGAAGGAGGGGGAGATGGTTGAGATCGCGGATTTCATAAAAAGGGCTGTGATTGATAAGGAGAATGTTGAAAAAGTTAAAAGAGATGTTGCTGAATTTAGAAAACAATATCAAAAGGTCCACTATTGCTTCGAAAACAATACAGAAGCATATGAATACATAAAAATAAGATAG
- a CDS encoding DUF2153 family protein codes for MAGYERFNNGLMDRVAMEAMNQDWIQRSENTLKQLRRLIETQDMDRLELVRVMRFALAALGQSLAGWMQWINSPEIMSTFTRDELENMAKTIAGMVEQFIEYDVKITEEGMRKGLEKQRAGELGPRFVI; via the coding sequence ATGGCTGGCTACGAGAGGTTTAATAATGGGCTGATGGATAGAGTAGCCATGGAGGCCATGAACCAGGACTGGATACAGAGAAGTGAGAACACCCTTAAGCAGCTCAGGAGGCTCATCGAGACCCAGGACATGGACAGGCTTGAGCTGGTGAGGGTTATGCGCTTCGCCCTAGCCGCCTTAGGCCAGAGCCTAGCCGGCTGGATGCAGTGGATAAACAGCCCCGAGATCATGTCAACCTTCACGAGGGATGAGCTTGAGAACATGGCAAAGACGATAGCTGGGATGGTGGAGCAGTTCATAGAGTACGACGTGAAGATCACCGAGGAGGGTATGAGGAAGGGGCTCGAGAAGCAGAGGGCGGGGGAGCTGGGCCCCCGCTTCGTCATATAG
- a CDS encoding aspartyl protease family protein, with the protein MGVFSVKAVIWNPLNPSRKSELELLVDTGSTYTVLPTGLLRRLGVDSMRVVRLRLADGRVTERPLGEVGIEIEGIKATATPAVFGEGDTSLLGSVTMEQLGLAPDPIEKRLKTVEALLMTVRTKEQLL; encoded by the coding sequence TTGGGCGTATTCAGCGTTAAGGCAGTTATATGGAACCCACTGAACCCATCAAGGAAGTCTGAATTAGAGCTACTGGTCGATACGGGATCAACATACACCGTGCTTCCGACAGGGCTGCTGAGGAGGCTGGGGGTTGACAGCATGAGGGTTGTCAGGCTTAGATTAGCTGACGGCAGGGTCACTGAGAGGCCCCTGGGAGAGGTCGGAATAGAGATAGAGGGTATAAAAGCTACTGCTACACCCGCCGTCTTCGGAGAGGGGGACACCTCCCTACTGGGGTCTGTCACCATGGAACAACTAGGCCTAGCCCCAGATCCGATCGAGAAACGCTTAAAGACGGTTGAAGCATTACTCATGACGGTAAGGACCAAAGAACAGCTTTTGTGA
- the iorA gene encoding indolepyruvate ferredoxin oxidoreductase subunit alpha: MSRRWIPPYALDEPGRRVLLLGNQAIARGFLEGGGQVASSYPGTPASEILETIADFAEMYGIYAEWADNERVAFEVCSGAAMCGLRTMCSMKHIGVNWAMDPLMHVVLRNPTGGFILVSGDDPSQHSSANEQDNRFLARAACIPCYEPSDPAEAKEMTVKLFEISEAYRLPVMLRVTTRLCHVRGDVVLGPIRMERRKGKMADDISWRKTPRLTGLERIPPQKPLHDKEEKLREAAESLEWNRVEANGGERLGVIASGVSYNYAREAIGRLGLEGKVALLKLGITYPLPEKLISNFLSELDRLLVVEELEPFVELQVKAISKEANPKIEIYGKLDPARKLIPREFELNTFIVSNALAEFAGVPKPVPPGQGAELGEVGRMVTPRGLTMCAGCPHRATGYELKQALRRLKVEDYIIIGDIGCYGMLSYPPLRMIDTYLGMGSSVGVSQGCARATGGMAIGIIGDSTFLHAGIPGLISAVWNNTKIKLVICDNMATAMTGFQPHPGTGVTAMRRQGNKVEIENVVRGIGIPCLEIIDPYKVSESVEAFTRALEFDGPAVVISRRICATEAVRLARRQGVRLKPYFVDPEKCTGCRTCINTFGCPALVYDPSKSKAWIDTTLCMGCGVCSQICPFQAIIEGE; the protein is encoded by the coding sequence ATGTCTAGAAGATGGATTCCACCCTACGCCCTCGATGAGCCAGGGAGACGGGTCCTACTATTGGGAAATCAGGCCATCGCCAGGGGCTTCTTGGAGGGCGGGGGCCAGGTTGCTTCCTCATATCCTGGTACACCAGCCTCAGAGATCCTCGAGACCATAGCGGACTTCGCTGAGATGTATGGGATATATGCGGAGTGGGCGGACAACGAGCGCGTGGCCTTCGAGGTCTGCTCCGGCGCGGCCATGTGCGGCCTAAGAACCATGTGCTCGATGAAGCACATAGGGGTGAACTGGGCCATGGACCCATTGATGCATGTCGTCCTCAGGAACCCCACGGGAGGCTTCATCCTGGTCTCGGGGGACGACCCGAGCCAGCACAGCTCGGCTAACGAGCAGGATAACAGGTTCCTGGCCAGGGCTGCCTGCATACCCTGCTATGAGCCCTCAGACCCGGCGGAGGCGAAGGAGATGACTGTGAAGCTCTTCGAGATCTCAGAGGCCTATAGGCTCCCAGTTATGCTGAGGGTCACCACAAGGCTCTGCCACGTGAGGGGGGATGTGGTCCTGGGACCGATACGGATGGAGAGGAGGAAGGGGAAGATGGCCGACGACATAAGCTGGAGGAAGACCCCAAGATTGACCGGCTTGGAGAGGATCCCACCCCAAAAGCCACTCCACGATAAGGAGGAGAAGCTGAGGGAGGCCGCGGAGAGCCTAGAGTGGAACAGGGTGGAGGCAAATGGAGGGGAGCGCCTAGGGGTCATCGCCAGCGGCGTCTCCTACAACTACGCCAGAGAAGCCATAGGCAGGTTGGGATTAGAGGGGAAGGTGGCCCTGCTGAAGCTGGGCATAACCTATCCGCTGCCAGAGAAGCTCATCTCCAACTTCCTAAGCGAACTAGACAGGCTGCTCGTGGTTGAGGAGCTCGAGCCCTTCGTCGAGCTTCAGGTGAAGGCCATCTCAAAGGAGGCGAACCCGAAGATCGAGATCTACGGGAAGCTCGACCCGGCTAGAAAGCTGATCCCGAGGGAGTTCGAGCTCAACACCTTCATCGTCTCCAACGCCCTCGCCGAGTTCGCAGGCGTCCCCAAGCCCGTCCCACCAGGCCAGGGAGCTGAACTCGGGGAGGTGGGGAGGATGGTGACCCCGAGGGGGCTCACCATGTGCGCCGGGTGTCCCCACAGGGCGACTGGATACGAGTTGAAGCAGGCCCTCAGGAGGCTGAAGGTGGAGGACTACATCATAATAGGCGACATAGGGTGCTATGGGATGCTCTCCTACCCGCCTCTTAGGATGATCGATACGTATCTTGGGATGGGATCGAGCGTCGGGGTATCCCAAGGGTGCGCCAGGGCGACGGGGGGTATGGCCATTGGGATAATAGGGGACTCAACATTCCTCCACGCGGGGATCCCTGGCCTCATAAGCGCCGTCTGGAACAACACGAAGATCAAGCTGGTCATATGCGACAACATGGCGACGGCGATGACCGGCTTCCAGCCCCACCCAGGAACCGGAGTCACCGCCATGAGGAGACAGGGGAACAAGGTCGAGATAGAGAACGTCGTGAGGGGCATAGGCATCCCATGCCTCGAGATCATAGACCCCTACAAGGTCTCAGAGTCGGTGGAGGCCTTCACTAGGGCTCTTGAGTTCGACGGCCCAGCTGTGGTGATCTCCAGGAGGATCTGCGCCACAGAGGCGGTTAGGCTTGCGAGGCGCCAAGGAGTCAGGCTCAAGCCGTACTTCGTGGATCCCGAGAAGTGCACAGGATGCAGGACATGCATCAACACCTTCGGCTGCCCAGCCCTCGTCTACGATCCCTCCAAGAGTAAGGCCTGGATCGATACCACCCTCTGCATGGGCTGTGGGGTTTGCTCCCAGATATGCCCGTTCCAAGCAATAATAGAGGGGGAGTGA
- a CDS encoding winged helix DNA-binding protein: MSLSRRRSRLDIILSVLSAVRDGVDKPTRIMYATNLSWRPTQSVLRFLVQQGLLVEVREGRERRSKVRYRLTEKGFEVVNYFEKAKDLIVLEEFPL; encoded by the coding sequence TTGAGCCTGTCTCGTAGGAGGTCTAGGCTTGATATTATCCTCAGCGTCCTCTCCGCTGTTAGGGATGGCGTGGATAAGCCCACGAGGATAATGTATGCCACTAACCTCTCCTGGAGGCCGACCCAGAGCGTCTTGAGGTTCCTCGTTCAGCAGGGCCTCCTAGTGGAGGTTAGGGAGGGGAGGGAGAGGAGGAGCAAGGTGAGATACAGGCTGACCGAGAAGGGGTTTGAGGTGGTCAACTACTTCGAGAAGGCTAAGGACCTCATTGTCCTCGAGGAGTTCCCCCTATAA
- a CDS encoding AAA family ATPase — protein MKFLVVMGRGGTGKTSFTALLTKYLIEKGDTPLLLVDSDPDQNLGEMVGVDLLEHGKRSISDLLIETFKVEGGTFVGMPPSERIESKIWSDGMYEGDYFDFIAVGTKWLEGCYCLPDAALKGALESLTKNYRYVLVDSPAGLEHLNRRITSRVDDIFDIIDPSKKSFDHVKRAYRVAKEVKIEFKNFYVIGGYRFPESLEIQARKILPFKFLGRISYDEMVEEYVLTGKSLLELPSETPAYLSVKRIMENAGYAGR, from the coding sequence ATGAAGTTTCTCGTTGTGATGGGGCGGGGTGGAACTGGGAAGACGAGCTTCACAGCTTTATTGACTAAGTATCTCATCGAGAAGGGTGATACCCCCCTCCTTTTGGTCGACTCCGACCCCGATCAGAACCTAGGCGAGATGGTGGGGGTAGACCTCCTAGAGCATGGGAAGAGATCGATCTCAGATCTCCTTATCGAGACCTTCAAGGTTGAGGGTGGAACCTTCGTTGGGATGCCACCATCGGAGAGGATAGAGAGCAAGATATGGTCAGATGGAATGTATGAGGGGGACTACTTCGACTTCATAGCCGTCGGGACAAAGTGGCTTGAGGGATGCTACTGCCTCCCAGATGCAGCCCTCAAGGGAGCCTTGGAATCCCTAACGAAGAACTATAGATATGTCTTGGTCGACTCACCCGCGGGATTGGAGCATCTAAACAGGAGAATAACCTCAAGGGTTGATGACATCTTCGACATAATAGATCCCTCGAAGAAATCATTCGACCATGTTAAGCGTGCTTATCGTGTAGCTAAAGAGGTCAAGATAGAATTCAAAAATTTCTATGTGATAGGAGGATATAGATTTCCAGAAAGCCTTGAGATCCAGGCTAGAAAAATCCTGCCATTCAAATTCCTTGGCCGAATCTCCTACGATGAAATGGTCGAGGAATACGTCCTAACAGGAAAATCTCTATTGGAACTTCCCTCAGAAACTCCCGCCTATCTCTCAGTTAAGAGGATAATGGAAAACGCTGGATATGCTGGAAGATAA
- a CDS encoding polysaccharide deacetylase has product MIEWPNGSRCAVCFTFDVDAEISWRGVLRRNNIYRDDPVVLSLGTYCIKRGLPRILDILRKNDIKATFFVPGRIAEIHREQVKSIIEDGHEIAHHGYNHIVPTRLSPVEEEEDFRKGFELLRDLCGVTPSGYRSPGEGLSDHTLKIITKYGLLYESSMMDDDVPYVVDIDGKKLVELPWRWILDDWVYFGFNYFPPLEYRKAHPESPRKVLEIWKDEFDAIYDENLYFMIIMHPQIMGQPSRARVLNELINYIKSKEKVWITTARELALYCASTLK; this is encoded by the coding sequence ATGATTGAGTGGCCTAATGGTTCTAGATGTGCTGTTTGCTTCACCTTTGATGTAGACGCCGAAATCTCATGGAGAGGGGTCTTAAGAAGAAATAACATCTATAGAGATGACCCAGTGGTTCTCTCCCTCGGAACATACTGCATAAAGAGAGGCCTCCCAAGAATTTTAGATATTTTGAGAAAAAATGATATTAAAGCTACCTTTTTCGTTCCAGGTAGAATTGCAGAAATTCATCGAGAACAAGTTAAATCTATCATAGAAGATGGACATGAAATAGCTCATCACGGATATAATCATATTGTTCCTACCAGGCTAAGTCCAGTTGAGGAAGAAGAAGATTTTAGAAAGGGATTCGAATTACTAAGAGACCTGTGTGGAGTAACCCCGTCAGGTTACAGATCTCCCGGTGAAGGTTTAAGCGATCATACCTTAAAAATAATCACTAAATATGGGTTACTATACGAAAGTAGTATGATGGATGATGATGTTCCATACGTCGTAGATATTGATGGTAAAAAACTTGTTGAACTTCCATGGAGATGGATACTTGACGATTGGGTTTATTTCGGATTCAACTATTTCCCACCATTAGAATACAGGAAGGCCCATCCTGAAAGCCCTAGAAAGGTGCTTGAAATATGGAAAGATGAATTTGACGCCATATATGATGAAAATTTATATTTCATGATAATAATGCATCCCCAGATAATGGGCCAGCCTTCTAGAGCAAGAGTCCTTAATGAGCTGATAAATTATATAAAATCTAAAGAGAAAGTTTGGATCACAACTGCAAGAGAGCTAGCATTATACTGCGCCTCCACTCTCAAATAG